From a region of the Halolamina sp. CBA1230 genome:
- a CDS encoding queuosine precursor transporter — protein sequence MSADRRPLPVDRLLLVALFVTALVVAQLTAAKLLSFQLPFSIPVAGSALTLPGAALAYAVTYFASDCYAELYGKRAARELVNVAFLMNFVVLALVWSTIVAPAANPEFASTFSSVLGASTNIVAGSLLAYVASQNWDVIAFHRLKEATDGEKLWLRNIGSTASSQLIDTVIFVGVAFWLLPELGIGAEMGLKLVDGGPAPSVAALIVGQYVLKLAIALIDTPFVYAVVGAVQRRDENDRRLFAS from the coding sequence CGCACAGCTCACCGCCGCGAAGCTGCTCTCCTTCCAGCTGCCGTTCTCGATCCCCGTCGCGGGCAGCGCGCTCACGCTCCCGGGCGCCGCGCTCGCGTACGCGGTGACCTACTTCGCGTCGGACTGCTACGCCGAACTGTACGGGAAGCGGGCCGCCCGCGAACTGGTCAACGTCGCCTTCCTGATGAACTTCGTCGTGCTGGCGCTGGTCTGGAGCACCATCGTCGCCCCCGCCGCCAACCCCGAGTTCGCGAGCACGTTCTCCTCAGTGCTCGGCGCCTCGACGAACATCGTCGCGGGCAGCCTGCTGGCCTACGTCGCCAGCCAGAACTGGGACGTGATCGCCTTCCACCGGCTGAAGGAGGCGACCGACGGCGAGAAGCTCTGGCTCCGGAACATCGGTTCGACGGCGAGCAGCCAGCTCATCGATACGGTGATCTTCGTCGGCGTCGCGTTCTGGCTGCTCCCCGAACTGGGGATCGGCGCCGAGATGGGGCTGAAGCTGGTCGACGGCGGCCCCGCGCCGAGCGTCGCCGCGCTGATCGTCGGCCAGTACGTGCTGAAGCTGGCGATCGCACTGATCGACACGCCGTTCGTCTACGCGGTGGTCGGCGCGGTCCAGCGACGTGACGAGAACGATCGGCGGCTGTTCGCGTCGTAG